The Haladaptatus sp. R4 genome includes the window ACACGGATTCCACTGACTGCGTACGGTTCCAATCTGTTTGGGAAGAATAATTCATTACTTCCGCAATGAAAAGAAACTCCGGCGAGGGGAACGAACGGTCGAGTATGGCATCGAACCAGACGGTACGAACCGCCGACGAACCGCTCGACGTGCGATTTACCGAGGCGGAACTCGAAGCCGAGCACGAACGAATCCTGTCGTTCATCGAGGAACACGTGAACCGTGACGAGGAGCGCATGAGCGTCACGCGCGAACTCGATACCGCCGTCGTCGGCCTGTCCGGCGGAATCGACAGCACGCTGGTCGCGTATCTCGCCGTCGAAGCGCTGGGAACCGAGAACGTCTACGGCGTCGTGATGCCGAGCGAAGTGAGCAGCGACGAGACGATGAGCGACACCGAGGCGCGTGGCCGACGACCTCGGCATCGACTACGACGGCGTGGAGATAGGGCCGATAGTCGATGCGATAACGGACGCGCTTCCCGACCACGGAGACGACGACGACCGGATCGGGCGATTCCAACGCGACATAACGGCGGTCCGAACGCGGACGCTCGTGGAGTACTTGAACGGGATGGAGATGAGCGGCGTCGTCGTCGGGACGAGCAATCGGAGCGAATGGCTGACCGGCCACTTCGACAAGTACGGCGACGCGGCCGTCGACTGCCAACCGATCCTCCACCTGTACAAGCGTCAAGTTCGTCAGCTATCGGCCCACGTCGGCGTCCCCGACCGGATCGTCGAACGGAAGGCGAGTCCGGAAATCGGTGCCGCGGGAACCGACGAGGAGAACCTCGGTGCTAGCTACGATACCATCGACTCCGTCCTCGCGCTGACCATCGACGGACCGGTTTCGCCGGGACGGACGGCCGAACTGGTCGGCATCGGGGAGGAGACCGTCGAGTCGATCATCGCCCTCTACGAGCAGTCGGAAATCGAGCGACGATTCGCGCCCGCACTCGACGCACCCGTCGATCGAGTTCGATAAGGACCAAAAGGGGCCAACAGGTCAGTCGACGAAGAGCGTTCGATCGACCGAGGTCTCGTTTTCGTCCGTCGAGGAACGACTCGGAAGCCGCGCCAGCAGGCTCATCAGCGCTGCCCCACCTCGTAGCAAGGTCGGTTCGAGCGCGTCGGGAATACGGTCGCGCGACGAGAGGAGCGACGAAAGGCCATCACCCCGCGACTGCTGGGCACGTATCGTCTCCTCCACTGCGGGGCGACGGACCTGCTCGACGCGTCGGAGGAGTCGCTCCGGAAGCGGACCGTCACCGCGACGAATGACGGGCGTGAGCAGGCGATGTGCGGCGAGCGCGTCCTGAATCGCCAAGTTGTTCCCTTCGGCACCGATCGGCGAGGCGACGTGGGCGGCGTCACCGACGAGCAGGAAGCCGTCGTCGGTCCATCGTTCCGCAAGATCGGAGCGGATGGAGAGTAGGGAACACTCGTCGAACGAGGTCAGATATTCGTCGATATCGCCGTCGAGGGCGGGTTCGATGGCCGAAACCGTCTCCCGAAAGTCGGCGATACCGCGGTCGCGCAGGGCTGGATAGGTGCCTTTCGGGATGAGCAACCCGTACTGGGATTCACGCTCGCTCAGCGGGGAGTACACCAGGACGCCCTCGTCCTCGACCCGGATGTGCGTCGTGAAGTCCGCCGCCGCACACGGCAGTCGAAACCACACCACCTCGGTCCCCGTCTCGTTCATTCCCGAGTCGATTCCGGCGACCTTTCGGGTGGACGAGAACCGGCCGTCTGCGCCGACGACCAACCGACTTCGAATTTCGAGCGACTCACCGCTCGGGCGGGACGTCGCGGAAACCCCCGCGACCGAACCGTCTTCACGGAGGAAACCGTCGAACGTCGTTCCGCTGTGAAACGTGAAGGTGTCGTACTCCCGTGCACGTTCGATGAGGAGGCGAAGCAACGGCGGTTGCTTCAACAGGAGGACGTAGCGCTCGTCGAAGTCGAACACCGGATACGATTTGCCGTAGGCGACGACGGTTCCCCGGGTGATAACCTCGTGAGGGAGGTCTCGATGGCATCGAGGAGGTCCATCTCGGCGAAGAGACGCGGAAGCGGCGGGCGAAACCCGTACCCGCGGAACTCCCGGTCGAGCGTCCGCTGGCGTTCGATGAGAACCGTTTCCACGCCGCTTCTGGCCAGCAGATAGCCGAGGACGGCACCGGCCGGACCAGCACCGACGATCACCACGTCCGCCAACTCGTCGGTCATCGCTGTGGCCCCACGGACGGAACGATATCGACACGTCCGGTTTCGGGAAACCGACGGACGTGGACCGGAAGGGACGGCTGTGAAGGGAAGGAGATCATCGGATGGGGATTCCGAAAACGAAGACAAAAGGTTTCCGGGACGGTATAATCCTATTTGGATTATACTCCGTGCGAAACGTGGTGACCGTCGATACGAGCGGCGGAACTCCGGAGTGAACATCGCTACACCTATGGGTCGAGGTGCGGCAGATTCCGAACGAGCGTGGTCAGAACGAAACTGAATCGCTTTCGACTCGCCGATGTCGCACAGCAGTTCCTCGGAGCGTTGATCCTCGGTGCCGGGTTCATCATCCCGCCGGACGTGTGGCTCGTCAGCGAGCAAATGTCCACGGTTCGGGTTCTCTTGACCCTCGTACTCGTTTCCGGAATCGCCTATCTGGGGCTCTACTCCGCCGACCAGACCCACGACGTCGAGCGGGAACGAACGGTCGGTGGGGTACCGCTTCGCCTCGTCTCCCTATTCGTCGTTTCCGGACTCACGGCGACGGCCATCGTGGTGTTCTTTCGGGAACCGTCGTTCTACGGGGCGACGCTCGGAACGACGCTGAAAGCGATCCTCGTCACCAGTCTCTTTACGACCATCAGTGCGACAGTCGCCGATTCGGTGCTGTAGGTGTCGGTGTCATAACGAGGACCGCCCGGCGTTAAAACGTCGGATGAGGTGCTCGACCGGAATTCGTTTCCCGATTTCGAACAGGACGAGTGCGCTGGCACAGAAGACGAGTCCGGTGGAGAGCAGCGCGAACTGTGGTGATAGCCCGAACTGGGTGAAAAAGAGCGGGTTATCCCAGATGCTCGTGATGGCGTGAAACGACTGGAGCGGCGTCACCGTCGCGCCGAGCAGGAACAGCACGCCGACGAGGGTACCGCTCCCACAGAGAATCCGAAGGATGATGCGGTGGGAGACGACCGGATTTTCGCGGATGTAATTCCGGGAGAGCCAGAGACCGGCCAGCGCGAGGACGAACATGCCACCGACGACGACGGCCGACCCGCGGATGGACCTGGACGTACGTCACGACCTCGGTGACTTCTTCGGAGACCTTAGAGAGTAGCAAGCCGAGCGGGGAGGTTTCTCCTGAACCGCTGTACACGAGGAACGTCAGCAGGAGGTTGAAGACGAACGCGCCGCTGGCGGAGTAGGTGACGAACTTTCGGAGATCCATCTCGGCGATTCCGGCGGGGATAGAGATGGCGGCACGCATCAACGGCAACATCCGACCCCAGAAGACGGAACTCTCGCCCCAGTGCCCGAACCACCGTTGGCCGCGCTGAATATCGTCGTCGGAAACGTGGACGAGATAGCCCCAGCGACCGAGGACGTACTCGCTGTTCTTTCCGATGACGTAGTACGCGAGGACGCTCCCCACGGTCGCTCCGAGCGTCGCGTCGAGGACGAAGAGGCCGAAGGAAAACGGATCGTGGACGAGTTGCGTGGCCGCGAACGGGACGACGAGTTCGCTGGGTGCGAAATGCAGGATGAACCCCGTTTCGAGCGCCATGTACACGAAGACGGCGAGATAGCCGTAGTCGGAGACGAACGAGAGAACGGCGTGAGTCACCCAGTCAAACATTCGAGCGAATCTAGCGTTAGAACGGCTATCAACTTACTGGTAGCGCCAACGATCCGGGGTTCTCGCGGGAGAAGTGTCGGCCGGTTACGTGGGAAAGCCATTCGAAGACGACGACGCTGACCACTCGCTCACTGGGACTGCGTCGGTCAGAATCCGTACGCGTCAGGATCCATCTCGTGTATCGCCGGAACGCGTCGGAGAAGCGGATGAGCGGCCCAAAAAATCGCCATCGAAAACAACCCGGCGGTCACCCCGACCATTACGAAATCGAGTCCGATCGTTGCGGCGAGCATTCCGCCGAGGAGGGAACCGACCGGTTTTGCGATGCCGGTGACGCTGTACACGACGGCAGTCACACGTCCGAGGAGGTGGTCGGGAACGAGCGACTGGATCATTGCGATGAGTATCGTGTCCATGACACCGATCGGAACGAACGCGAGACAGACGAGGACCGTCGATAACGGTATCCACTGAACCCGAACCGCGGCGAGCCATGCAACACCGCCCAGGCCGTAGCCGACCGCACCGAGCAGATGTATCGGTATCCGTTCGAGTTTCGGCGCCGCGAGAGCCCCGACCAACCGTCCAGCGGAGAGTCCGGCGAGGAACATCCCGTACGTCCCTGCCCCGCCGTGTGCTTTCCCGAAAGCGGGAAGTACTGCAATCGTCGCGTAGGCCGCGACACCGGACAGGACGAAGGTGACGAGAATCGGGACGAGAACTGTAGCTCGGATATACCGGATACCCTCACGCAGTTTCCCGGCGTAATCACCGACTGCCGATGACGATGGCTCGTTGTTCGATCGCTCCGCGGTAGGAACGCGAATATCGGCAAAGACGAGGGCAGCGATGGCAAACGTGGCGGAGTCGATGAGATACAGCCAAACCGGACCGACGAGTGCGATGAGTACACCGCCGACGGCGTTGAAGAGGAAATCCACTCCGCCATAGGCGAAGGAGAACGCCGAATTCGCATCGACTAACTCGTTCGTTTCGACGATTCGAGGGAGTGCAGCGCTCTCCGCGGGATAGACGATTTCGTTGACCAGCCCGGCAATCGGAATGACGAGAAGCACCGTGGGGACCACGAATCGATCCGTGACGACCGCCAGCGGTACGGCCAGAACGAGCACACATTGAACGAGTTGGGTTCCCAACAGCGTTCGCCGAAGGCTCCATCGGTCGACGAGCGGTCCGGTGAGGACCTGAAACGTCTGCGGAAGGAGGACCAACGCACCCGCGAGACCTGTGTAGAACGTCGAGTCAGTGAGGGAGTAGACGAGCCACATCGCCGCGATGTAGTAGAGACTGTCGCCCGCGTTCGTGACGATTCGACCGAAAAACAGCCGTCGGAACGTCGGGTTTCGGAAGAGCTCTCGCATCACTCGAACCACTCGCAGGGCAGCCATAAATGTAATCCAAACGATATTTCTGTTGGCGGAGGAACAAAATAGTCGTTCTGTTCAGCAGCCGTCAGAACTGGAGACGCCGAACGTCTCGTCGACGTGGACGGTCAGCGACGACGTATCGACTCGAAACGTCACGTCCACCCGGAGCGGAGTTCGGTTAACGACGGTCACCCTCTCGGGGGAAAACTCCGAAAATCTCCAAACGGGCACGCTCTCGGACGACGATTCCGTGTTCGCGGTAGAAATTAGAGACGGTCGGATTTGCGAGCAAAAGGGCGTGGTCGAGCGCAAGTCCGGCATCGGCACCGCATCGTTGACACTCGAACGAGACCACCGGTTCGCCACGGGAATGGCTGGTATCTTCGGATTCGGTCGCTGACGTCGAGACGTACTCGTCGGCTCCGACGGTCGCACCGTCGGTTGCATCCGACCGTTACAGTACGGACAGAAGCCATTGATAGCGTTTCGTGATATCGTTCGGATATATCGGTCCACGACCGCGGGAATCGCGTCGTGGTCGTACCCTGAAAAGACGGACGGTGGTGCTGGGACGTTCCATCCGGATGGACACGAGGAACAGGAGTCACAGCCGATGCGGATGGTTTCGCTTTC containing:
- a CDS encoding MFS transporter → MRELFRNPTFRRLFFGRIVTNAGDSLYYIAAMWLVYSLTDSTFYTGLAGALVLLPQTFQVLTGPLVDRWSLRRTLLGTQLVQCVLVLAVPLAVVTDRFVVPTVLLVIPIAGLVNEIVYPAESAALPRIVETNELVDANSAFSFAYGGVDFLFNAVGGVLIALVGPVWLYLIDSATFAIAALVFADIRVPTAERSNNEPSSSAVGDYAGKLREGIRYIRATVLVPILVTFVLSGVAAYATIAVLPAFGKAHGGAGTYGMFLAGLSAGRLVGALAAPKLERIPIHLLGAVGYGLGGVAWLAAVRVQWIPLSTVLVCLAFVPIGVMDTILIAMIQSLVPDHLLGRVTAVVYSVTGIAKPVGSLLGGMLAATIGLDFVMVGVTAGLFSMAIFWAAHPLLRRVPAIHEMDPDAYGF
- the nadE gene encoding NAD(+) synthase, whose translation is MADDLGIDYDGVEIGPIVDAITDALPDHGDDDDRIGRFQRDITAVRTRTLVEYLNGMEMSGVVVGTSNRSEWLTGHFDKYGDAAVDCQPILHLYKRQVRQLSAHVGVPDRIVERKASPEIGAAGTDEENLGASYDTIDSVLALTIDGPVSPGRTAELVGIGEETVESIIALYEQSEIERRFAPALDAPVDRVR
- a CDS encoding DedA family protein, with protein sequence MFDWVTHAVLSFVSDYGYLAVFVYMALETGFILHFAPSELVVPFAATQLVHDPFSFGLFVLDATLGATVGSVLAYYVIGKNSEYVLGRWGYLVHVSDDDIQRGQRWFGHWGESSVFWGRMLPLMRAAISIPAGIAEMDLRKFVTYSASGAFVFNLLLTFLVYSGSGETSPLGLLLSKVSEEVTEVVTYVQVHPRVGRRRRWHVRPRAGRSLALPELHPRKSGRLPPHHPSDSLWERYPRRRAVPARRDGDAAPVVSRHHEHLG
- a CDS encoding FAD-dependent monooxygenase; its protein translation is MTDELADVVIVGAGPAGAVLGYLLARSGVETVLIERQRTLDREFRGYGFRPPLPRLFAEMDLLDAIETSLTRLSPGEPSSPTANRIRCSTSTSATSSC
- a CDS encoding FAD-dependent monooxygenase, encoding MFDFDERYVLLLKQPPLLRLLIERAREYDTFTFHSGTTFDGFLREDGSVAGVSATSRPSGESLEIRSRLVVGADGRFSSTRKVAGIDSGMNETGTEVVWFRLPCAAADFTTHIRVEDEGVLVYSPLSERESQYGLLIPKGTYPALRDRGIADFRETVSAIEPALDGDIDEYLTSFDECSLLSIRSDLAERWTDDGFLLVGDAAHVASPIGAEGNNLAIQDALAAHRLLTPVIRRGDGPLPERLLRRVEQVRRPAVEETIRAQQSRGDGLSSLLSSRDRIPDALEPTLLRGGAALMSLLARLPSRSSTDENETSVDRTLFVD
- a CDS encoding helix-turn-helix domain-containing protein, with protein sequence MSDPFIHEAEPHEVFTSLSDGTRLTILQTLWEGDDSGMTFSELRTAAGERESSGFNYHLGKLVGRFVTKEEAEGTYRLTQAGKHVCGAIASGIYTARGTLDPVELNDQCETSGDRLRIEYESETIRIGCDSCSSCPSGWNVPAPPSVFSGYDHDAIPAVVDRYIRTISRNAINGFCPYCNGRMQPTVRPSEPTSTSRRQRPNPKIPAIPVANRWSRSSVNDAVPMPDLRSTTPFCSQIRPSLISTANTESSSESVPVWRFSEFSPERVTVVNRTPLRVDVTFRVDTSSLTVHVDETFGVSSSDGC